A single region of the Thermoanaerobacterium aotearoense genome encodes:
- the gap gene encoding type I glyceraldehyde-3-phosphate dehydrogenase gives MAVKVGINGFGRIGRNFFRAALKKNVDLDIVAFNDLTDAKTLAHLLKYDSTFGQFEGEVIAKEDSLVVNGKEIKILKETDPAKLPWKELGVDIVIESTGRFTNKEDAVKHIEAGAKKVIISAPAKNEDITIVMGVNEDKYDPNAHHVISNASCTTNCLAPFAKVLHNKFGIKRGLMTTVHSYTNDQRILDLPHKDLRRARSAAMSIIPTTTGAAKAVALVLPELKGKLNGFAMRVPTPDVSVVDLVAELEKSVTVEEVNAALKEAAENELKGILGYTDEPLVSMDFKGDSRSSIVDGLSTMVMEGNMVKVVSWYDNEWGYSNRVVDLAKYVADRL, from the coding sequence ATGGCAGTAAAAGTAGGTATTAATGGCTTTGGTAGGATAGGCAGAAACTTTTTTAGAGCAGCATTAAAGAAAAATGTAGATCTTGATATTGTTGCATTCAATGATCTTACTGATGCAAAAACATTAGCACATCTATTAAAATACGATTCAACATTCGGTCAATTCGAAGGCGAAGTAATCGCAAAAGAAGATTCACTTGTTGTAAATGGCAAGGAAATAAAAATATTAAAAGAAACAGATCCTGCAAAATTACCTTGGAAGGAATTAGGTGTTGACATAGTTATCGAATCAACAGGTAGATTTACAAACAAGGAAGATGCAGTAAAACACATCGAAGCTGGAGCAAAGAAAGTAATAATTTCTGCACCTGCTAAAAATGAAGATATAACAATCGTTATGGGTGTTAACGAGGACAAATACGATCCAAATGCACATCACGTTATATCAAATGCTTCATGCACGACAAACTGCTTAGCACCATTTGCAAAAGTTTTACATAACAAATTTGGAATCAAGAGAGGTTTAATGACAACTGTTCACTCATACACAAACGATCAGAGGATACTGGACCTTCCTCATAAAGATTTAAGAAGAGCAAGATCAGCAGCAATGTCAATTATTCCGACAACAACAGGAGCTGCAAAGGCTGTTGCACTTGTATTGCCTGAACTAAAAGGAAAATTAAACGGCTTTGCTATGAGAGTTCCAACACCAGACGTATCTGTTGTCGACCTTGTTGCAGAGCTTGAAAAGAGCGTAACTGTAGAAGAAGTAAATGCAGCATTGAAAGAAGCGGCAGAAAACGAGCTTAAAGGCATTCTCGGATATACAGATGAGCCATTAGTATCAATGGACTTCAAAGGCGATTCAAGATCATCAATTGTTGATGGCTTGTCAACGATGGTTATGGAAGGCAATATGGTAAAAGTTGTTTCATGGTATGACAACGAATGGGGTTATTCAAACAGGGTTGTTGACCTTGCTAAGTATGTAGCAGATAGACTGTAA
- a CDS encoding phosphoglycerate kinase, with product MKKTVRDIDVKGKRVLVRVDFNVPMDSEKNITDDTRIKAALPTIQYLLDNNAKVILVSHLGRPKGKFNMEYSMKPVAKRLSELLGKQVIVADDVIGEDAKAKASALKDGEVLLLENVRFHAEEEKNDPDFSKELASLADVFVNDAFGTAHRAHASTTGVASYLPAVSGFLIEKELNFMGGALENPERPFVAILGGAKVSDKIGVITNLLDKVDSLLIGGGMAYTFIKAEGYEIGKSLLEEDKLELAKDLIEKAKQKGVKLLLPVDTVVSAELKSGVPYEVVDIDKMPNDKIGVDIGPKTIEEFSKVIKDAKTVVWNGPMGVFEIREFAKGTEAIAKAMSECSGTTIIGGGDSAAAVEQLGYADKVSHISTGGGASLEFLEGKVLPGIAALNDK from the coding sequence ATGAAAAAGACTGTAAGGGATATCGATGTAAAAGGCAAGAGAGTCCTTGTAAGGGTAGATTTTAATGTACCTATGGATAGTGAAAAAAACATCACTGATGACACGAGGATAAAAGCGGCATTGCCTACTATTCAATATCTTTTAGACAATAATGCAAAGGTGATATTGGTATCTCATTTAGGAAGGCCAAAAGGCAAGTTTAACATGGAGTATTCTATGAAGCCTGTTGCAAAAAGGCTTTCAGAGCTGCTCGGGAAACAAGTCATTGTAGCTGATGATGTAATAGGTGAAGATGCTAAGGCAAAAGCCAGTGCATTAAAAGACGGTGAAGTATTGCTTTTAGAAAATGTCAGATTCCACGCTGAAGAAGAGAAAAATGATCCTGATTTTTCAAAAGAATTGGCATCATTGGCTGACGTATTCGTCAACGATGCGTTTGGTACAGCTCATAGAGCTCATGCGTCCACGACAGGAGTCGCCAGTTACCTACCGGCAGTATCTGGATTTTTAATTGAAAAAGAGTTAAACTTCATGGGTGGCGCTTTGGAAAATCCAGAAAGACCTTTTGTGGCAATACTGGGCGGCGCAAAAGTTTCAGATAAAATCGGTGTTATCACAAACCTTTTAGACAAAGTTGACAGCCTATTGATTGGCGGCGGTATGGCATACACATTTATAAAGGCTGAAGGCTATGAAATAGGCAAATCACTTTTGGAGGAAGACAAATTAGAGCTTGCAAAAGACTTGATCGAAAAGGCTAAGCAAAAAGGCGTTAAATTGCTTTTGCCAGTTGATACGGTAGTCAGTGCAGAATTAAAATCAGGTGTTCCTTATGAAGTGGTTGATATAGATAAGATGCCTAATGACAAGATCGGCGTAGATATTGGACCAAAGACAATTGAAGAATTTTCAAAAGTCATAAAAGATGCGAAGACAGTAGTTTGGAATGGTCCTATGGGTGTATTTGAAATCAGAGAATTTGCAAAGGGAACAGAGGCAATCGCAAAAGCCATGAGCGAGTGCAGTGGCACTACTATAATCGGTGGCGGAGATTCTGCAGCGGCAGTAGAACAATTAGGCTATGCAGACAAAGTGTCACATATATCGACTGGTGGCGGTGCGTCATTAGAATTCTTAGAAGGCAAGGTATTGCCTGGAATAGCTGCATTAAACGACAAATAA
- the tpiA gene encoding triose-phosphate isomerase, with protein MRRPIIAGNWKMYMTPSEAVNLVNELKPLVSGAEAEVVVIPPFVDLVDVKKAIDASNIKLGAQNMHWEEKGAFTGEVSPIMLKEIGVEYVVIGHSERRQYFAETDETVNKKVKSALSHGLKPIVCVGESLSQREAGEAFNVVREQTKKALDGIKSEDVLNVVIAYEPIWAIGTGKTATSKDANDVIKVIRETIADIYSIDIANEVRIQYGGSVKPDNAKELMSESDIDGALVGGASLKAQDFAKIVNY; from the coding sequence TTGAGAAGACCTATTATTGCAGGTAATTGGAAGATGTACATGACGCCATCTGAAGCTGTAAATCTTGTAAATGAGCTTAAGCCTTTAGTGTCTGGTGCAGAAGCAGAAGTTGTAGTAATACCGCCATTTGTGGATCTTGTTGACGTAAAAAAGGCCATAGATGCTTCTAATATAAAATTAGGTGCACAGAACATGCACTGGGAAGAAAAAGGCGCATTTACAGGAGAAGTCTCACCGATTATGCTTAAAGAGATAGGCGTAGAATACGTCGTAATCGGCCATTCAGAGAGAAGACAGTATTTTGCGGAGACGGATGAGACTGTGAATAAAAAAGTCAAATCTGCATTAAGTCATGGACTTAAGCCTATTGTATGCGTAGGCGAATCATTATCTCAAAGAGAAGCAGGGGAAGCTTTCAATGTAGTAAGAGAACAGACAAAAAAAGCATTGGATGGCATTAAAAGTGAAGATGTCTTGAATGTCGTCATAGCTTATGAGCCTATTTGGGCTATTGGAACAGGAAAAACAGCTACATCGAAAGATGCGAATGATGTAATAAAGGTCATAAGAGAGACCATTGCAGACATATACAGTATAGACATCGCTAATGAGGTAAGAATACAATATGGTGGCAGTGTTAAACCTGATAATGCTAAAGAGCTTATGTCAGAAAGCGATATTGATGGTGCATTAGTGGGCGGAGCTAGCCTTAAAGCGCAGGATTTCGCTAAAATTGTAAATTATTAA